From Methanobrevibacter sp., the proteins below share one genomic window:
- the pheA gene encoding prephenate dehydratase → MCISIISFLGPKGTFTHEAANMIGDDLIPYCTIPAVLESVVNDESSFGVVPIENSIEGPVGITLDSLAHKFDLKIFNEIIIPINQNLIVNRGTKVEEIEDVYSHSQAISQCQEFINKHNMQAHYAVSTANAVRNIVGDKTKAAIGNSKAARLYDLEIIKANIQDADNNETRFVVVSKKDHKPTGNDKTSIIFSIYEDKPGSLYEILGIFQKNNINLTKIESRPSKKGLGKYLFFIDFKGHINDAVVKDIIEEIRNNTYFLKVLGSYPEFR, encoded by the coding sequence ATTTGCATATCAATAATTTCTTTTTTAGGACCAAAAGGAACTTTCACCCACGAAGCAGCCAATATGATAGGGGATGATTTAATTCCATATTGCACTATTCCTGCTGTTTTGGAAAGTGTTGTCAATGATGAGTCATCTTTTGGTGTTGTGCCAATTGAAAATTCGATTGAGGGGCCTGTTGGAATAACATTGGATTCACTGGCTCACAAATTTGATTTAAAAATTTTTAATGAAATAATTATTCCGATAAACCAAAATTTGATAGTAAATCGCGGAACTAAAGTGGAAGAGATTGAGGATGTTTATTCTCATTCACAGGCTATATCCCAATGTCAGGAATTTATTAACAAACATAACATGCAGGCTCATTATGCGGTAAGCACAGCTAATGCTGTTAGAAACATTGTCGGGGATAAAACTAAAGCGGCTATTGGCAATTCAAAAGCGGCCAGATTATATGATTTGGAAATTATTAAAGCAAACATTCAAGATGCGGATAATAATGAAACCAGATTTGTTGTAGTTTCAAAAAAAGACCACAAACCAACAGGCAACGACAAAACTTCCATTATTTTTTCCATTTATGAAGATAAACCGGGCAGTTTGTATGAAATTTTAGGGATTTTCCAGAAAAATAACATTAACTTGACTAAAATTGAATCCAGACCATCTAAAAAAGGTTTGGGCAAATATTTGTTTTTCATAGATTTCAAGGGTCATATAAACGATGCTGTTGTTAAGGATATAATTGAAGAAATCAGAAATAATACTTATTTTTTAAAAGTTTTAGGTTCCTATCCCGAATTTAGGTAA
- a CDS encoding endoglucanase produces the protein MPNDREKLLRIMDSLEHDYSAGKISPEKYSYFRSKYEDKLNSIDALEATRRIRSMQGKPTSNTKNKRSTRPVANNAEKQEDLVQKYIINPKKDDTKYNKKEKKSMSSGTFKLVLLLVLVIGFTVGVGYGVFNLDFDNISDTNPVGIVEDTAFPDFTEDIVQNTTYNSSSYVNSNNSIKTTQDTSGSDISDDSSSGGDSSGGGSSGGGSSSGGGSSGGGSSSGGGSSEGSDSGGDDGE, from the coding sequence ATGCCAAATGATAGAGAGAAACTTCTAAGAATCATGGACAGTTTGGAACATGATTACAGTGCTGGAAAGATTTCTCCAGAAAAATACAGTTATTTTCGTTCAAAATATGAGGATAAATTAAATTCTATTGATGCTTTGGAAGCTACTAGAAGAATACGGTCAATGCAAGGCAAACCAACGTCCAATACTAAAAACAAAAGAAGTACAAGGCCTGTTGCAAACAATGCTGAAAAACAAGAAGATTTGGTTCAAAAATACATTATTAATCCTAAAAAGGATGACACCAAATATAACAAAAAAGAAAAAAAATCAATGAGCAGCGGAACATTTAAACTGGTATTGCTATTGGTTTTGGTTATTGGTTTTACTGTTGGCGTAGGTTATGGGGTTTTCAATTTGGATTTTGATAATATCTCCGATACAAATCCTGTAGGCATTGTTGAAGATACTGCATTCCCTGATTTTACAGAAGATATAGTTCAAAATACTACATATAATAGTTCATCTTATGTTAACTCAAATAATAGCATAAAAACTACACAGGACACATCTGGTTCTGATATTTCGGACGATTCTTCTTCCGGTGGTGATTCATCTGGTGGGGGATCTTCTGGTGGAGGTTCTTCTTCCGGCGGAGGTTCATCTGGTGGAGGTTCTTCTTCCGGCGGAGGTTCATCTGAAGGTTCGGACTCTGGTGGAGACGATGGCGAGTAG
- a CDS encoding flavoprotein — translation MIVLCVTGSIAATESIKLAREFRRQGVEVKCFMSDAACEIIHPNSMEFATGSEVVTKLTGKIEHVKYSQEDLILVAPATANTISKFAHKIADDAISTLLITAYGHDTPILFVPSMHDSMYKAIKENIDKIKQDESAKFIKPRMDEGKAKFPSKEDIVLESLRTISLNKKD, via the coding sequence ATGATTGTATTGTGCGTTACAGGTAGTATTGCAGCTACTGAGTCTATTAAACTGGCCCGTGAGTTCAGACGCCAGGGTGTTGAAGTAAAATGCTTTATGAGTGATGCTGCATGTGAGATTATACATCCCAACTCTATGGAATTCGCTACCGGCAGTGAAGTTGTAACAAAGTTGACCGGTAAAATTGAGCATGTTAAATACTCACAGGAAGATTTAATATTGGTTGCTCCGGCCACGGCAAACACTATTTCCAAATTTGCGCATAAAATTGCTGATGATGCAATATCCACTCTTCTAATCACTGCATATGGACACGACACACCAATTTTGTTTGTTCCATCAATGCATGATTCAATGTATAAGGCAATTAAAGAGAATATTGATAAGATTAAGCAGGATGAATCTGCTAAATTCATTAAACCTCGTATGGATGAAGGAAAAGCAAAGTTCCCATCAAAAGAGGACATTGTTCTTGAATCTTTAAGAACTATTAGTCTAAATAAGAAGGATTGA